A region from the Aegilops tauschii subsp. strangulata cultivar AL8/78 chromosome 5, Aet v6.0, whole genome shotgun sequence genome encodes:
- the LOC109740157 gene encoding lipoxygenase 2.2, chloroplastic: protein MAAMPLALGAPSHHGSSSFSSTVSSVRRAVPVPEARRTSSNARHRISTVGCTATATATTTTLSEVDTVGHRAAPRGFNLTSSNIKMKATVTVHMKSFWSGLLEITSLSDKADWLYHWTKDLLVREWLQLELVSELNPEHPISSYAKYSGTGADEEFYTYEATFTVPASFCPIGAVRVVNEHYSEMFLGEVRIFPADQSPLSASATLFHCNSWIHPSHISPDKPRTFFPVTYSYLPSKTPGGMKKLRHSELLDIRGNGTDERKPHDRIYDYDVYNDLGNKRPVLGGEKRPYPRRCRTGRPHYTQGQDTDWETRATDKIYVPRDEAFTEIKEAAFLRELVLSVGHSLCTLKFKDMEDHKSQSFPSLAAIDALYEVDFRNQPSQSQPHTHAEIAGVMIGFVVDELERLLHGAHLPEEICRFLKFETPEIHDKDKFAWFRDEEFARETLAGMNPLSIQLVTELPIVSEVDGPSLITKELIEEQINGVMTAEEAMRRKKLFMLDYHDMFLPFVHKVRMLEDTTLYGSRTLFFLTGDGTLRPIAIELTRPESQDHGRRSSPSPTKDEWRQVFTPGSSVTESWLWQLAKSHVLAHDTGYHQLVSHWLRTHCCVEPYIIAANRQLSRMHPIYQLLHPHFRYTMEINAQARQMLIDAGGIIESAFSPGRYCMELSSVAYDKFWRFDMEALPEDLIRRGMAVRGEDGKLELAIEDYPYANDGLMVWDAIKQWASDYVKYYYPGAKDIIDDHELQGWWTEVRTKGHEDKKDEPWWPVLDSHESLVQVLATIMWVTSAHHAAVNFGQYPLAGYIPNRPTITRKNMPPEMGGPDSKEMRAFLEEPERVLLDTFPSQYQSVIVMLILNLLSSHSSDEEYMGTYQELVWRKQEKIKEAFDRFKSKMVDIAAQIDKANMDPKLKNRNGPGVVPYVLLRPSNEHPEDEKTVMGMGIPYSISI, encoded by the exons ATGGCAGCCATGCCTCTAGCTCTAGGTGCACCGAGCCATCATGGTTCATCTTCCTTCTCCTCCACAGTCTCATCAGTTCGGCGAGCGGTCCCGGTGCCAGAGGCTCGTCGGACATCGAGCAACGCTCGCCACAGAATCTCCACAGTTGGCTgcaccgccaccgccaccgccaccaccaccactttgTCCGAAGTGGACACGGTCGGGCACCGAGCTGCTCCCCGCGGTTTCAACCTCACGTCGTCGAATATCAAGATGAAGGCCACCGTGACGGTGCACATGAAAAGTTTCTGGTCAGGACTTTTAGAAATAACTTCCTTGTCTGATAAGGCCGATTGGCTTTACCATTGGACGAAGGATCTCCTTGTCCGAGAGTGGCTACAACTTGAGCTCGTCTCGGAGTTGAATCCAG AACATCCAATCTCCAGTTATGCCAAATACTCGGGTACAGGAGCCGATGAGGAGTTTTACACGTACGAGGCCACCTTCACGGTGCCGGCATCGTTCTGCCCCATCGGCGCCGTGCGCGTGGTGAACGAGCACTACAGCGAGATGTTTCTAGGAGAGGTCAGGATCTTCCCCGCCGACCAGAGCCCGTTGTCGGCCAGCGCTACGTTATTCCACTGCAACTCGTGGATCCACCCCTCGCACATTAGCCCCGACAAGCCTCGTACTTTCTTCCCTGTCACG TACTCTTACCTCCCGTCGAAGACGCCCGGGGGCATGAAGAAGCTGCGCCACAGTGAGCTACTGGACATCCGTGGCAACGGCACCGACGAGCGCAAGCCACACGACCGCATCTACGACTATGACGTCTACAACGACCTCGGCAACAAGCGACCTGTGCTCGGCGGTGAAAAGCGCCCCTACCCGCGACGCTGCCGCACGGGCCGCCCTCACTACACGCAAGGGCAAG ATACAGATTGGGAAACGAGGGCCACCGACAAGATTTATGTGCCCCGGGATGAGGCGTTCACGGAAATAAAAGAGGCGGCGTTCCTAAGAGAATTGGTTTTGTCCGTGGGACACTCGCTCTGCACGCTCAAGTTCAAGGATATGGAAGACCACAAGAGCCAGAGCTTCCCTTCCTTGGCGGCGATCGATGCGCTGTACGAGGTCGACTTCAGGAACCAGCCCTCGCAATCGCAACCGCACACACATGCGGAGATTGCCGGGGTCATGATTGGTTTCGTTGTGGATGAGCTGGAGCGCCTCCTCCATGGAGCGCACCTTCCGGAGGAGATCTGCAGATTCTTGAAGTTCGAAACGCCGGAAATTCATGATA AGGACAAGTTTGCTTGGTTCAGAGATGAGGAGTTTGCGCGAGAAACCCTTGCAGGGATGAACCCACTGAGCATTCAACTAGTCACG GAGTTGCCTATCGTCAGCGAGGTGGACGGGCCATCCCTTATCACTAAAGAGCTGATTGAAGAGCAGATAAACGGTGTCATGACAGCTGAGGAG GCCATGCGTAGGAAGAAGCTGTTCATGCTGGACTACCACGACATGTTCCTGCCATTCGTACACAAGGTGCGCATGCTTGAGGACACGACGTTGTATGGGTCGCGCACGCTCTTCTTCCTGACAGGGGACGGCACGCTCCGGCCGATCGCCATCGAGCTGACGAGGCCCGAGTCACAGGATCATGGCCGTCGCAGCTCGCCATCCCCGACCAAGGACGAGTGGCGCCAGGTCTTCACGCCGGGATCCAGCGTCACAGAATCCTGGCTGTGGCAGCTCGCCAAGTCCCATGTCCTGGCTCATGACACCGGCTACCACCAGCTCGTTAGCCACTG GCTGAGGACGCACTGTTGTGTTGAACCGTACATCATCGCGGCTAACCGGCAGCTGAGTCGGATGCACCCCATCTACCAGCTGCTGCACCCGCACTTCCGGTACACCATGGAGATAAACGCTCAGGCGCGCCAGATGCTCATCGACGCGGGTGGAATCATCGAGAGCGCCTTTTCGCCGGGAAGATACTGCATGGAGCTCAGCTCCGTGGCTTACGACAAGTTCTGGCGGTTCGACATGGAGGCTCTGCCGGAAGATCTCATCCGGAGGGGCATGGCAGTCAGAGGGGAGGATGGCAAACTGGAGTTGGCCATAGAGGACTACCCGTACGCCAACGATGGCCTCATGGTCTGGGATGCCATCAAGCAGTGGGCGTCGGACTACGTGAAGTACTACTACCCAGGCGCGAAGGACATCATCGACGACCACGAGCTCCAAGGTTGGTGGACGGAGGTGCGAACCAAAGGCCACGAGGATAAGAAGGACGAGCCGTGGTGGCCGGTGCTGGACAGCCACGAGAGTCTCGTCCAAGTCTTGGCCACCATCATGTGGGTCACGTCCGCGCACCACGCCGCCGTCAACTTTGGCCAGTACCCCCTGGCTGGGTACATCCCCAACCGCCCAACCATAACCCGGAAGAACATGCCGCCGGAGATGGGCGGCCCCGACTCCAAGGAGATGCGCGCGTTTCTGGAGGAGCCGGAGAGGGTGCTGCTGGACACCTTTCCGTCCCAGTACCAGAGCGTCATTGTCATGCTGATATTGAACCTCCTGTCTTCACACTCGTCAGACGAGGAATACATGGGCACGTACCAAGAGCTTGTTTGGAGAAAGCAAGAGAAGATCAAAGAGGCTTTTGACAGGTTCAAATCCAAAATGGTAGATATCGCGGCACAGATCGACAAGGCTAACATGGACCCCAAGCTAAAAAACCGTAACGGCCCTGGTGTGGTGCCGTATGTGTTGCTCAGGCCGTCAAATGAGCATCCCGAGGACGAGAAGACGGTGATGGGGATGGGCATCCCGTACAGCATCTCCATTTGA
- the LOC109740183 gene encoding uncharacterized protein — MAPPLPRRRSSSARAVDGIRSSSPGHARPRPPPPLPRPLRHGRPPEVLRSLLVRCAMVDFVNYLKSSLSSGEVKLLFAADQFRKSPGSDGAKLLATKAKGLPRITISLHSVTGAATSDAIAEFSLLLCSGSDGAKLGLHGSLHPKNKNKCHN, encoded by the exons ATGGCTCCccccctcccgcgccgccgctcctCTTCCGCCCGCGCCGTCGATGGGATCCGCTCCTCCTCGCCCGGACATGCCCGtccccggcctcctcctccccttccccGTCCGCTGCGCCATGGTCGACCTCCTGAAGTCCTCCGCTCCTTGCTCGTCCGCTGCGCCATGGTCGACTTCGTGAATTACCTCAAGTCCTCCTTGTCCTCCGGCGAGGTGAAGCTGCTCTTTGCCGCCGACCAATTCCGCAAGTCACCCG GTTCTGATGGTGCAAAGCTTCTGGCTACCAAGGCAAAGGGCTTACCTCGCATCACCATTTCTCTCCATAGTGTTACTGGCGCTGCGACGAGTGATGCGATAGCCGAGTTCTCGCTGTTGCTCTGTTCAGGTTCTGATGGTGCAAAGCTTGGACTGCACGGGAGCTTGCACCCAAAG AACAAGAACAAATGTCACAACTGA